Sequence from the Kribbella aluminosa genome:
CCTCACCCAGCTGCGACCGGTGCCGTGAGCTGATGAACAGCGAGTAATCGATGCCCACCGCGAGCCCGAGCATCAACGCCAGGATCGGCGCCGTCGAGGACACGTCGGTGAACGCGGTCACGACGAACAGCCCGGCCATCCCGGCCAGTACGCCGAGCAGCGCCGTCACCAGCGTCATCCCGGCGGCGACCAGCGACCCGAACGTGACGACCAGTACGACGGCCGCGACCGCGACGCCGATCACCTCGGTCGCACCGATCTCCGGGACGCCGGGCTTGATCTGGCCACCTGGCACCACCTGGAGGTCGCCCGTGCTCAGCGCGCTGAGTCCGTCGTACCCGTCGCTGCTCTCGTGCGACAGCTGGTCGGCCGGCTTGTCGAACTGGACGCTGATCAGCCCTGTCGTGCCGTCCGGACTGATCGCCTTGCTGGTGAACGGGTCGATCGCGGCGACCACCTCGGGGACCTTCGCGGCCTTGGCGACGGTGGTGCCGACCGCGGCCTTCACGATCGGGTCGGCGAGCGTCTTGCCCGCCGGCGCTTTCACGACGATCGTCGCGGACGCGCCGCTGGCGGCCGGCAGTTCGTGCTTGAGGGCGTCGAGCGCGCGCTGCGACTCGGTGCCGGGGATCGAGAACGTGTTCGCGGTCTTGCCGCCCAGGGTCAGGGCACCGACACCCAGCACCACGAGGAACAGCGCCCACAGCGCGGCGACCAGGCGCCGGCGCTGGTACGAGAACCGGCCGAGCCGGTAGAGCAGATTGGCCATCGGGAGGTGCGTCCGTTTCAGGTCGGTACGGCGTACGGGCAGAAGTGATCACCCCGCGGCGGCGGGAGAGTCGGGGTAGGGCGTCAGGCGCGGCGGAGGAGGAGTCTCCGCAGGGCGGTGTCGCAGAGTCTTCGGAGTTCGTCGTCGGTGCGTTCGCCCGGGTAGCGGCACTCGCCGAGCAGGCCGTTTACGGCGAACTTGGCGAGGTCGCGGTCGAGCGGGTCGTCGGAGCCGGCGAGGTACTCGGTGAGCTGGATGCCGTCGGCGACCAGGCCGGCGATCTCCGGCACGTTCTCGATCACCGGGATGACGTCCTGGATCACGTCCATCACCCCGCGGTGCTGGACCGCCAGGTCGGTGAAGCGCCGGATCGCGAACTCCTGCGCCTCGGACCGGCGGACTTCCGCCAGCTGCTCGACCAGCGCGGCCACGTCCGCGGCGGCGGGTTCGAGGACGGCGGCGAGGACGGCGGGCTTGCCGCTGAAGTGGTACAGCACCGTCGCCTTCGAGCAGCCGGCCGCGGTGGCGATGTCCTGCAGTGACGTCGCGTTGTAGCCGGCCGCCTGGAACAGGTCCATCGCCTGACGCACGATCTCGCGCCTGGTCCGCTCCCGGGCTGGGGTGGTAACTGCCATGTCATGCAGCTTGACTGACCGATCGGCCAGTTTTCAACCGATCGGTCAGGATTGTGTCCCGGTTCACGCCATGGCCTCGATTTGCTTGCGGTGTAATCCTGTAATTCAGGAGGCGAGGCGGATGCCTGAAGACGATGTGCTGGACGCTTACTCCCGAGTGGTCTCGGGGGTGGCCGAACACCTGATCCCGCGGGTCGCGAGCCTGCGGATCCACAGCCGGCGCGGCGACTCGTCCGGCTCCGCGGTGGTGCTGACCGGCGACGGCCACCTGCTCACCAACGCCCACGTGGTCGGCGGCGGCACCGAGGCGTCGGCGGAGTTCGCGGACGGTACGACGGCGCAGGGCCCGGGTGGTCGGCATCGACCGGCTGTCGGATCTCGCCGTACTGCGGGCCGACCGGGACGTCCCGGATCCGCCGGAGTACGGCGACGCGGACCACCTCAAGGTCGGGAACCTGGTCGTCGCGGTGGGCAACCCGCTGGGTCTGGCGGGCAGCGTGACCGCGGGCGTGGTGAGCGCGCTCGGCCGGTCGTTGCCGGTCCGCAGCGGTGCCGGCAACCGGATCATCGAGGACGTCATCCAGACCGACGCCGCGCTGAACCCGGGCAACTCCGGCGGCGCCCTTGCCGACGGCAACGGCCGGGTGATCGGCATCAACACCGCGGTCGCCGGGATCGGGCTCGGCCTCGCGGTCCCGATGAACCCGACGACCCGCCGGATCATCTACTCGCTGCTCCACGACGGCCGGGTGCGCCGGGCGTACCTCGGTCTGGTGAGTACGCCGGCGCCGTTGCATCCGGCATTGGCCGAGCGCTTCGCCCAGCGCACCGCGCTGCGGGTGGTCGAGGTGATCCCGGCCAGCCCGGCCGCCGCCGCGGGACTTCGGCAGGGTGACCTGGTGCTGGCGGTGAACGGCGTACCGCTGCGGGATGCGCAGTCGTTGCAGCGGCAGTTGTTCGAGGACGCGATCGCGCGGCGTACCGAACTGACGGCGATCCGGAACAACGCGCTGGTCGACGTGATCGCCTATCCCGCGGAGCTCACCGACTGATCGGGGCCCGGAGGAGTACGCAGGTACCAGGCTTGAGTGGAGCGTTCGGGAAGCTGAAGTCGCGGGTCACCTCGGTGAACCCGAAGCTCAGGTGGAGGTCGAGGGTTGCGCCGTTCGCGACGTTGGCGAAGTAGTAGACCTCGTCCGCGCGCTCCGCGGTCCAGCGGATCCGCTCCTGGGTGAGCAGCTCCCCGATCCCGTGCCGCCGGTGCTCGGGCGCGACGATCAGCCCGATCAGGTAGTACCCGCCGGGGGCCGTGTTGGGTGGGTCGGTGGGGGAGATCTGGTGCCGGAGCACCAGGGCGTACCCGACGACCTCACCGTCGATCTCGGCGACCACGGTGTACCGGTCCGGACGCTCCAGGTCCGCGACCAGCCGCGCCCGCCGTACGTCCACCGGCCCACCGGTCCGCGACACGATCAACTCGGCACACCGGGTCAGATCCGCGTCCACCGCCGCCCGCACCACAACGTCGACCACCTGCCGCCCGGCCCCCGGCCGATACTCCGCAAATCCGCTCATACCCGCCACCCTAGGATCAGCCCGGTGGACGAGCGCGCTGGCGGTCGTCCACCAAGACCCCGACGTGCGGTGACAGGTAGGAGTCGTGGAGCGTGGCCCAGCCGTGGTTCTCGAACACGGCTACCAGCCGCGCTCGCGCCATTCGGCGACGTTGGGGCGTTCGGTGCCGAGGGTGGTGTCGGAACCGTGGCCGGGGTAGACCCAGGTTTCGTCGGGGAGGGTGCCGAAGACCTTGGTCTCCACGTCGTCGATGAGCGACGTGAAGCGGGCCTTGTCGCCCTGGGTGTTGCCGACGCCACCGGGGAACAGGGAGTCGCCGGTGAACAGGTGCGGTGCGCCGTCCGGGTCGTCGTACACCAGGGCGATCGAGCCGGGGGTGTGGCCGACCAGATGGATCACGCGCAGGCTGCACCGGCCGACGGCGATGTGGTCGCCGTCGTCGACGAGCTGGTCGGTCGGGACCGGGATGCCCTCGGCGTCGTGGCGGCCGGCGACCGTGGTGGCGCCGGTACGGGCGACGACCTCGGCCAGCGCCTCCCAGTGGTCCTGGTGGCGGTGCGTGGTGATGACCCGCGCCAGGCCCGCCTCGCCGATCAGGCGG
This genomic interval carries:
- a CDS encoding S1C family serine protease is translated as MVGIDRLSDLAVLRADRDVPDPPEYGDADHLKVGNLVVAVGNPLGLAGSVTAGVVSALGRSLPVRSGAGNRIIEDVIQTDAALNPGNSGGALADGNGRVIGINTAVAGIGLGLAVPMNPTTRRIIYSLLHDGRVRRAYLGLVSTPAPLHPALAERFAQRTALRVVEVIPASPAAAAGLRQGDLVLAVNGVPLRDAQSLQRQLFEDAIARRTELTAIRNNALVDVIAYPAELTD
- a CDS encoding GNAT family N-acetyltransferase → MSGFAEYRPGAGRQVVDVVVRAAVDADLTRCAELIVSRTGGPVDVRRARLVADLERPDRYTVVAEIDGEVVGYALVLRHQISPTDPPNTAPGGYYLIGLIVAPEHRRHGIGELLTQERIRWTAERADEVYYFANVANGATLDLHLSFGFTEVTRDFSFPNAPLKPGTCVLLRAPISR
- a CDS encoding MBL fold metallo-hydrolase produces the protein MSEYHGNVKVGGPAQTHELAKLMITKVAVGPMDNNAYLLRCRQTDEQVLIDAANEADTLLRLIGEAGLARVITTHRHQDHWEALAEVVARTGATTVAGRHDAEGIPVPTDQLVDDGDHIAVGRCSLRVIHLVGHTPGSIALVYDDPDGAPHLFTGDSLFPGGVGNTQGDKARFTSLIDDVETKVFGTLPDETWVYPGHGSDTTLGTERPNVAEWRERGW
- a CDS encoding TetR/AcrR family transcriptional regulator, with the protein product MAVTTPARERTRREIVRQAMDLFQAAGYNATSLQDIATAAGCSKATVLYHFSGKPAVLAAVLEPAAADVAALVEQLAEVRRSEAQEFAIRRFTDLAVQHRGVMDVIQDVIPVIENVPEIAGLVADGIQLTEYLAGSDDPLDRDLAKFAVNGLLGECRYPGERTDDELRRLCDTALRRLLLRRA